gataatttacgAGAAGTGGCTTgcgccaaaaacagagtagtaatacccaatttgtagcaaaaataaaaactttattaatagttattgttaattttctgttattacaagctcatatacatttgtaggatacaatatttatccattgatgttcgaacaatacccattgtcgttcacacaataccaattgttatgcaataatataatgtataggtaacatgttaaaaactatggcagtagggcaagaaaaagaatgtttagatttaattttcaaagcgtacagtattctttcgtgttatttacgtatattcctaattataaatacacttaataatcaaaattaacaatgattttaaactgtcccatcttatcctgtgttttcaaatttgtaaaattttacttgttgtgcggaccgctaaataactcctcgtgtgttttattatattttattaaattgttgtcaattaataaaagaatgatagtactagttcgtggtattacccaaaaatcgtcatctattttaattttggaaatatttggcaatatgtgcctaagtgtcccatcttctccccaTTGTAATATAGGTAATTGAATAGTTATGACAGAACTCCCACGTTTTGGGTATTTACCTGTTTTCGAGATCCTACAAGTTAAAAatgctattatgatgcaaataACTAAAGGTTGAATCGCTGTTATGTcacatttgattgacaggttaaaCAGTGAATGATGCAATGAACTCACATGTGAATTcctaatattttgtaacaaacattTTGCTTGGTTAAGGAAAGCGttacaaatataaagcagCGCTACTTCTGgcacatatttaggttgttttcgttaaaaaggtaaagtatatttgttttacacgcAACCGTGAAGAACGCACCGtgtgtattaatgtaatgcaTAACTAGATAcgttatatatgtgtgtattcCAGCCTTACCGTTGTGTTGTAACTTAAACCGAGCCAAATACGAGCCCAACTATGTGATCCGAATACGATGGTTTGTTGACAATAGTTATAAACCACGTCGTACATCGCTTTATCCACAATATCCACCAATCGACCGCCATTGTCAATGCAGTACTTCGATGCTGTGGTAAGGTTCATGGGTGTTCTATTTGCAGCATCAGGAAACCAAAGGATCAGATTCTGATAACCCGTTCCGTTACCTGtaagaaaaatgaatttatattttatataatataataaattgaaGCAAAATGAGATTGTTATTATCATTCGTGACCATGCGATAGTTTTACATTCGTACCTATATACGAGAACCAATCCACAGTTATCGGCATCCTATCCCACCCTGTAGCTTGATCAACTCGCTCTATTTCAACTATAAAGCTGAGTTTCTTAATTTCAAGAATGGTCACGTTGA
This genomic stretch from Ciona intestinalis unplaced genomic scaffold, KH HT000719.1, whole genome shotgun sequence harbors:
- the LOC108950737 gene encoding uncharacterized protein LOC108950737 — its product is MKCIWLVLLVEVMSVVDSHRTLTNGGSYEVSSFSTKAKSIAEVIYMMCLPKVPDYVHATARPSNPSLPHKFNVTILEIKKLSFIVEIERVDQATGWDRMPITVDWFSYIGNGTGYQNLILWFPDAANRTPMNLTTASKYCIDNGGRLVDIVDKAMYDVVYNYCQQTIVFGSHSWARIWLGLSYNTTVRLEYTHI